In the genome of Spirochaetia bacterium, one region contains:
- a CDS encoding DUF4867 family protein: protein MLEIPRKLLETNSNLQLYSLNGPGFTSYGRLLNFHGSKKIEQYVETGPGIPTNGIKYVTSTDDIESTELLRRLSPFFAGMPVQIGYYVGHNSTPDSLEWHNGPQILIAATDYVLFLARLEEMDESYMLESNRCKAFYVPKGAVFVLKSGTIHSIPCEVHATGFRTATITERDTGNPLPDHWQQESCEDNDPLCKLLFRKNTYLIVHKEQKELISQGAHCRILGKIPRVHPF, encoded by the coding sequence ATGCTTGAAATACCAAGAAAATTGCTTGAGACAAACAGCAACCTCCAGTTATATAGCCTCAATGGGCCTGGATTCACATCGTATGGTAGATTGCTCAACTTTCATGGTTCCAAAAAAATTGAGCAATATGTTGAGACAGGACCGGGAATCCCTACCAATGGGATTAAATACGTCACCAGCACAGATGACATCGAAAGCACAGAACTGCTTCGGCGGCTTTCTCCTTTCTTTGCAGGAATGCCTGTGCAGATCGGCTACTACGTCGGACATAATAGCACACCAGATTCCTTGGAATGGCATAATGGTCCCCAGATATTGATTGCAGCAACGGACTATGTACTTTTCTTGGCAAGGTTAGAAGAAATGGATGAAAGCTACATGCTTGAATCCAACAGATGCAAGGCATTCTATGTGCCCAAGGGGGCTGTATTCGTACTGAAGTCCGGAACTATTCATAGCATTCCCTGTGAAGTGCATGCCACTGGTTTCAGGACGGCAACCATCACCGAGCGTGATACAGGAAATCCTTTGCCAGATCATTGGCAGCAGGAATCCTGTGAGGACAATGATCCGCTGTGTAAATTGCTGTTCAGGAAGAATACCTATTTGATTGTTCACAAGGAGCAGAAAGAACTGATCTCCCAAGGTGCACATTGCAGGATCCTGGGCAAGATTCCCAGGGTACATCCTTTTTGA
- a CDS encoding amino acid ABC transporter permease: MKGNNKEDQKDNDNSKRKNVTIQMTDGVLIPNKKNGHVLNSWRITFYGSILLLIGLMVFMPDPYVQIFKVTIQGAPVTFQCTVFAILGAVLIGTFTGLGSVSKSYAINMVSGVYVELIRGIPLLVQLIFIYYAMGRFFHIDGNIAAIIALAICFGAYMGEIVRAGIQAIPKGQMEAAIALGMSRSQAFRYIILPQTLKVVLPAVGNEFISMLKDSSLVSAIALSDILRKGREYIARTFLSLETMLIVALIYLIITLILSRLVGILEERMKNNG; this comes from the coding sequence ATGAAGGGCAACAATAAGGAAGATCAAAAAGACAATGACAATTCCAAACGGAAAAATGTAACTATCCAAATGACCGATGGTGTACTTATTCCGAACAAAAAGAACGGACATGTACTGAACAGCTGGAGAATAACATTCTACGGTTCCATTCTGCTTCTGATAGGATTGATGGTCTTCATGCCCGATCCTTATGTGCAGATTTTCAAGGTAACCATCCAGGGCGCTCCGGTAACTTTCCAATGTACAGTCTTCGCTATACTCGGAGCGGTCCTAATAGGGACTTTTACAGGTCTTGGCTCTGTATCCAAGAGTTATGCGATCAATATGGTAAGCGGAGTCTATGTTGAATTGATCAGGGGTATTCCCCTTTTGGTCCAGTTGATTTTCATTTACTACGCCATGGGCAGGTTTTTCCATATCGATGGCAACATTGCAGCTATCATCGCACTTGCAATCTGTTTCGGAGCCTACATGGGCGAAATAGTCAGGGCCGGCATCCAGGCTATCCCAAAAGGACAGATGGAAGCAGCAATAGCCTTGGGCATGAGCCGATCACAGGCATTCAGGTATATCATCCTTCCCCAGACGCTCAAGGTAGTGCTTCCTGCCGTAGGCAATGAGTTTATTTCCATGTTGAAGGACTCCTCATTGGTTTCCGCAATAGCTCTGAGCGATATCCTGAGAAAAGGACGTGAATACATCGCAAGGACGTTCCTATCCCTTGAAACCATGCTGATCGTTGCTCTTATCTATCTGATCATAACACTTATACTTTCCCGACTTGTCGGGATTCTCGAGGAAAGGATGAAGAACAATGGCTAA
- a CDS encoding radical SAM protein, translated as MHYHEAKGILSAKNVMNIYRGCTHGCIYCDSRSSCYQMGHDFDDIEIKANAPALLEHTLKYARTKRMVHTGSMSDPYQPVEMETGLMRKALSIIHAYGFGVTILTKSNCILRDIDLLRQINERTKCVVQMTLTTFDENLCRKIEPNVCTTKERFETLLRMREAGIPTVVWLCPILPFINDTSDNLSGILEYCVRAGVYGIVCPDIGMTLREGSRDYFYQQLDGSFPGLKAKYMQIYGDKYMLESLDASNLMSLFRQRCARNGIAHDHRQIFTYLRTFEEKPQDRQLELF; from the coding sequence ATGCATTACCATGAGGCAAAGGGAATTTTATCTGCAAAGAATGTAATGAATATTTACCGAGGGTGTACGCATGGCTGTATATATTGTGATTCAAGAAGTAGCTGTTACCAGATGGGACATGATTTTGACGATATAGAAATCAAGGCAAATGCTCCTGCTTTGTTGGAACATACACTGAAATATGCACGCACAAAACGTATGGTGCATACAGGTTCCATGTCAGATCCATATCAGCCGGTTGAAATGGAAACTGGCCTTATGAGAAAGGCCCTGTCCATAATCCATGCATATGGTTTCGGAGTTACGATCCTGACGAAATCCAATTGTATCCTTAGAGACATTGATTTGCTGAGACAAATAAATGAAAGGACAAAATGTGTCGTACAGATGACATTGACTACCTTTGATGAGAATCTGTGCAGGAAAATTGAACCGAATGTCTGCACGACGAAGGAGCGTTTTGAAACGTTGCTCAGGATGCGGGAAGCTGGGATACCGACAGTCGTATGGCTTTGTCCTATTCTTCCTTTTATAAATGACACATCAGACAATCTATCAGGAATTCTGGAATATTGCGTAAGGGCTGGCGTATATGGAATTGTCTGTCCGGATATTGGCATGACATTGAGGGAGGGAAGCCGGGACTACTTTTACCAGCAACTGGATGGGTCTTTTCCTGGTTTGAAAGCAAAATATATGCAGATATATGGAGACAAGTATATGTTGGAAAGTCTTGATGCATCCAACCTGATGAGCTTGTTCCGTCAAAGATGTGCCCGAAATGGTATTGCCCATGATCATAGGCAGATATTTACATACCTTCGCACGTTTGAGGAAAAGCCCCAGGACAGACAACTGGAGTTGTTCTGA